In a single window of the Anaerocolumna cellulosilytica genome:
- the hemB gene encoding porphobilinogen synthase — protein sequence MIRRRRLRVNETIRSLVRETSLAISDFIYPIFIIEGENIKNPIDSMPGINQYSVDRLGEELQRVKRSGVKNILLFGIPIHKDEVGSEAYNPDGVTQKAIRYIKSSYPEFTVTADICLCEYTSHGHCGMIEDGEVLNDETLPLLAKAAVSCAKAGADIIAPSDMMDGHIKAIREALDENHYINTPIMAYSAKYASAYYAPFRDAAHSAPSFGDRKTYQMDYGNVKEAVREVLDDIEEGADIVMVKPALAYLDVIKTVSLKTDYPIAAYNVSGEYSMVKAAAANGWIDEKKVVMENLTAMKRAGAGIIITYHALDAAKWIKGDSYEG from the coding sequence ATGATTCGAAGAAGAAGACTGAGAGTAAATGAAACCATTCGTTCACTTGTTAGGGAAACAAGTTTAGCTATATCGGACTTCATTTATCCTATATTTATAATAGAAGGTGAAAATATAAAGAATCCCATAGATTCTATGCCTGGAATCAACCAGTATTCCGTGGACAGACTAGGAGAGGAATTGCAGCGGGTAAAGAGAAGCGGAGTAAAAAATATTTTATTGTTTGGTATTCCCATTCATAAAGATGAAGTGGGCAGCGAAGCTTACAATCCCGATGGAGTAACCCAGAAGGCAATCCGATATATAAAAAGCAGTTACCCGGAATTTACAGTGACAGCAGATATTTGTCTATGTGAATATACCAGTCATGGACATTGTGGCATGATTGAAGATGGAGAGGTTCTAAATGATGAAACGCTTCCGTTGCTGGCAAAAGCAGCGGTATCCTGCGCAAAAGCAGGAGCTGATATTATTGCACCTTCTGATATGATGGATGGTCATATCAAGGCAATTCGGGAAGCTTTGGATGAAAATCATTATATCAATACACCAATTATGGCATATAGTGCGAAATATGCCTCCGCTTATTATGCTCCATTTCGTGATGCGGCTCATTCTGCCCCAAGTTTTGGTGACAGGAAAACTTACCAGATGGATTATGGTAATGTGAAAGAAGCAGTGCGTGAGGTACTTGATGATATTGAAGAAGGAGCAGATATTGTTATGGTTAAACCTGCACTTGCCTATTTAGATGTAATTAAAACAGTGAGCTTAAAAACAGATTATCCTATTGCAGCTTATAATGTCAGCGGTGAATATTCCATGGTAAAAGCGGCAGCAGCCAATGGCTGGATTGATGAAAAGAAGGTAGTAATGGAGAATTTGACAGCCATGAAAAGAGCAGGAGCAGGAATTATAATAACATATCATGCTCTGGATGCGGCAAAGTGGATAAAGGGGGATTCCTATGAAGGATAA
- the cobA gene encoding uroporphyrinogen-III C-methyltransferase translates to MNQKGMVYLVGAGPGDAELLTLKGERLLKCCEVVIYDRLASDNLLQLVPYDCEKINVGKVVGSHSWRQEDINRVIVKKGLEGKRVVRLKGGDPFVFGRGGEEILALQEAGIAFEVVPGITSSVAAGAMAGIPVTHRGISRSFHVITGHTKEGILTDNFETLAKLEGTLVFLMGMGHIEQITGELLKCGKSADTPAAVVSNGTTFKQREVRGTLKNIAELVKQEDIKAPAVIIVGGVAELNMKGTTVGGLSGVRIGVTGTDKFTKKLSGCLKDEGAFIDNLSCLRIEDYSGSSEAIEAIRQLAAYNWLVFTSTNGVELFFKAVKEQKVDYRIFAHIRFAVVGKGTGEALLKEGFQTDYTPDSYTTRDLAKGLVALLRQGDKVLLPRAAKGSAELTEILHNKGIAYTDLTLYDVAPDINILENIYENLSEYDYLTFASASGVEVFFQNLKEADKEKLKRITLVCIGDITGRKLKEYGVSQFLTAEKYTAAGLVECVIKDREERQVLP, encoded by the coding sequence ATGAATCAGAAGGGTATGGTCTATCTGGTCGGAGCAGGGCCGGGAGATGCAGAACTTTTAACTTTAAAAGGAGAGCGTCTGTTAAAATGTTGTGAAGTAGTAATTTATGATAGGCTTGCCTCAGATAACCTATTGCAGTTGGTTCCATATGATTGCGAGAAAATCAATGTTGGAAAAGTAGTGGGCAGTCATAGCTGGAGACAGGAGGATATCAACCGGGTTATTGTAAAAAAAGGCTTAGAGGGTAAGCGGGTGGTACGCTTAAAGGGAGGAGACCCTTTTGTTTTTGGAAGAGGCGGAGAGGAAATACTGGCCTTACAGGAAGCAGGTATAGCCTTTGAAGTGGTGCCTGGTATAACATCATCAGTAGCTGCTGGGGCTATGGCTGGTATTCCGGTAACACACAGGGGGATTAGCAGAAGCTTTCATGTTATAACCGGGCATACAAAAGAAGGCATCCTTACCGATAATTTTGAGACTTTGGCAAAGCTTGAGGGGACTTTAGTATTTTTAATGGGAATGGGACATATTGAGCAGATAACAGGCGAGTTGTTAAAATGTGGAAAATCGGCGGATACACCGGCAGCAGTCGTATCAAATGGTACTACCTTCAAACAAAGAGAAGTAAGAGGTACATTAAAAAATATAGCAGAACTTGTGAAGCAGGAAGATATAAAAGCACCTGCGGTAATTATAGTTGGCGGAGTAGCAGAGCTTAACATGAAGGGAACCACTGTGGGTGGTTTATCTGGTGTACGTATCGGAGTGACTGGAACAGATAAGTTTACAAAAAAGCTCAGTGGCTGTCTTAAGGATGAAGGTGCTTTCATTGACAATTTATCTTGCCTAAGAATAGAAGATTACAGTGGAAGTTCAGAGGCAATAGAAGCGATTAGACAGCTTGCGGCCTATAACTGGCTGGTCTTTACCAGTACAAATGGTGTGGAGTTGTTTTTTAAAGCAGTAAAAGAACAGAAGGTAGATTACAGAATCTTTGCTCATATCCGCTTTGCCGTAGTTGGAAAAGGAACCGGGGAGGCACTTTTAAAAGAGGGATTTCAGACTGATTATACACCGGATAGTTATACGACCAGAGATTTGGCTAAAGGACTGGTAGCGTTACTAAGGCAAGGAGATAAAGTTCTTTTGCCGAGAGCAGCAAAAGGTTCTGCCGAGCTTACAGAAATCCTTCATAACAAAGGCATCGCATATACTGATTTAACCCTGTATGATGTAGCACCGGATATAAATATTTTAGAGAATATATATGAGAACCTGTCAGAGTATGATTACCTGACTTTTGCCAGTGCCTCGGGAGTTGAGGTGTTTTTTCAAAACCTTAAGGAAGCGGATAAAGAAAAACTTAAACGGATTACGCTGGTGTGTATCGGTGATATAACAGGAAGGAAGCTGAAAGAGTATGGGGTATCTCAGTTTTTAACGGCAGAAAAGTACACTGCTGCCGGATTGGTTGAATGTGTAATAAAAGACAGAGAAGAAAGACAGGTGCTACCGTAA
- the hemC gene encoding hydroxymethylbilane synthase has product MKNIIRIGTRKSRLALAQTEIVANALKLNHPNLDVQLIPMSTIGDQILDKPLESFGGKGAFVSEFEEAMLSGKIDVAVHSAKDMPILLPAGLSILGVSKREDVRDVIITRKGSKSQLTESTIVGTSSLRRQLQIKEQYGVEVKNLRGNVNTRLAKLQAGEYDAIILAAAGLKRLDIMGADEYQFNYLEPDVFIPAAGQGIIAVEGRDEPKLRELFSKWNHTESGYSLETEREVLKLVNAGCNEPIGAYTTIKEDTINLSILYWDNKILRVQGTAKLQDRLELAKELVNRLKA; this is encoded by the coding sequence ATGAAGAATATTATTAGAATAGGTACAAGAAAGAGCCGTCTGGCGCTTGCCCAGACAGAGATAGTTGCCAATGCTCTAAAACTAAATCATCCAAATTTAGACGTTCAATTAATACCCATGAGTACCATTGGTGACCAGATACTGGATAAGCCCTTAGAAAGTTTTGGAGGTAAAGGTGCATTTGTTTCAGAATTTGAGGAAGCCATGTTGTCCGGTAAGATTGATGTTGCAGTACATAGTGCAAAGGATATGCCGATTTTATTGCCGGCAGGACTTTCTATTCTTGGCGTGTCAAAAAGAGAAGATGTCCGAGATGTAATTATAACTAGAAAAGGGTCAAAGTCCCAGCTTACAGAGAGCACAATCGTTGGAACCAGCAGTCTTCGCAGACAGCTTCAAATAAAGGAACAGTACGGTGTAGAAGTAAAGAACTTAAGAGGAAATGTTAATACCAGGCTTGCGAAACTACAGGCAGGTGAATATGATGCAATAATTCTGGCAGCAGCCGGCTTAAAACGCTTAGATATCATGGGAGCAGATGAGTATCAGTTTAACTATTTGGAACCGGATGTTTTCATACCCGCAGCCGGGCAGGGGATAATAGCTGTAGAGGGCAGAGATGAACCGAAATTAAGAGAACTTTTTAGTAAATGGAATCATACGGAATCCGGTTATTCTCTTGAGACGGAAAGAGAAGTATTAAAACTTGTGAATGCAGGCTGCAATGAACCTATTGGTGCGTATACAACCATAAAAGAGGATACGATTAACCTTTCTATCCTGTACTGGGATAATAAAATTCTCCGTGTACAAGGAACGGCAAAATTACAAGATAGGTTAGAGCTTGCAAAGGAACTGGTTAACAGATTAAAAGCATAG
- a CDS encoding precorrin-2 dehydrogenase/sirohydrochlorin ferrochelatase family protein, with protein sequence MAYFPMFVDLKDKLCIIVGGGAVAYRKIKALLEFEARILVIAPNCIDKVYGLKDSLSQEQLIIALRNFDSGDVCKADLVIAATDDITLNKSIAKECRHKNIPVNVVDVQEECSFIFPAYIKRGAVTIGVTSSGKSPVISQRLKKSIAEQLPEYLEDLADILGEARDLVKKSFDTEAERKKVYIALIEAVENQNGKLSPKQIKDVIQREMKKNQDK encoded by the coding sequence ATGGCATATTTTCCTATGTTTGTGGATTTAAAAGATAAATTATGTATTATAGTTGGTGGCGGAGCGGTGGCTTATCGAAAGATAAAGGCACTGTTGGAATTTGAAGCAAGAATTTTGGTAATAGCCCCTAATTGTATTGATAAAGTATATGGATTGAAAGATTCGCTATCCCAGGAGCAGTTAATTATCGCTTTAAGAAATTTTGATTCTGGTGATGTATGTAAGGCAGATCTTGTGATTGCCGCTACCGATGATATTACACTGAATAAGAGTATAGCAAAAGAATGCAGACATAAGAACATACCTGTTAATGTGGTAGATGTTCAGGAGGAATGTAGTTTTATCTTTCCAGCTTATATAAAAAGAGGTGCAGTGACTATAGGAGTTACTAGTTCCGGTAAAAGTCCCGTAATATCCCAAAGATTAAAGAAGAGCATTGCGGAGCAACTGCCGGAGTATCTGGAAGATTTGGCGGATATTCTGGGCGAAGCCAGAGATTTGGTGAAAAAATCTTTTGATACGGAAGCAGAAAGAAAGAAGGTTTACATTGCTTTAATCGAGGCAGTAGAAAATCAAAACGGTAAACTATCACCGAAGCAGATAAAGGATGTAATACAGCGTGAGATGAAAAAAAATCAAGACAAATAA
- the hemA gene encoding glutamyl-tRNA reductase produces MNIYNICISHKTSPVKVRELLAFTKEEKVNFLKAALEQNGIQECVLITTCNRTEVYIAGEEEAVEQIMVLIASLKNLSYSEILKYFLRYEGEKAVKHLFQVATGLDSMVIGEDEILGQVKADYQLAFDTNTTDYMLNILFRHAITCAKKVKTDTKLSKTSVSIGTLTANEVFHFEGEKDSKKVLIIGLAGKFGTIVMKNLYHNKKIEITGTIRSHNLPEEVRIVCPDVRMVDYKERYKEINEADIIISATSSPHYTITYHELKQALTRQKQRLFIDLAVPMDIDKKVLQLKGHTLIDIDYFKQLAETNNHIKLKEAEAAKLIIEKQIEEFYKEINFRDFLPYMGNIKELVEKQSFEGVLYRIRNIVTNKELEVILNSFKKLL; encoded by the coding sequence ATGAACATTTATAATATATGCATAAGTCATAAAACCTCACCGGTAAAGGTACGGGAGCTGCTTGCTTTTACGAAGGAAGAAAAGGTGAACTTTCTAAAGGCAGCCTTAGAACAAAATGGGATACAAGAGTGTGTCCTCATTACCACATGCAACAGGACGGAGGTATATATAGCAGGAGAAGAAGAGGCTGTGGAGCAGATTATGGTATTAATTGCTAGCCTTAAAAACTTAAGTTATTCTGAAATATTAAAGTATTTCTTAAGATATGAAGGGGAAAAGGCAGTAAAGCACTTATTCCAAGTTGCTACAGGCTTAGATTCTATGGTTATTGGAGAAGATGAAATACTTGGACAAGTTAAAGCGGATTATCAGTTGGCCTTTGATACCAATACCACCGATTATATGTTAAATATTTTGTTCCGTCATGCCATTACCTGTGCAAAGAAAGTAAAAACGGATACGAAGCTGTCTAAAACGTCTGTGTCCATTGGTACACTGACTGCAAATGAAGTATTTCACTTTGAAGGTGAGAAGGATAGTAAGAAAGTGCTTATTATTGGCCTTGCCGGCAAATTTGGAACGATTGTAATGAAAAATCTTTATCATAATAAAAAGATAGAGATAACAGGTACCATCAGATCCCACAATTTGCCGGAGGAAGTACGCATAGTCTGTCCCGATGTGCGAATGGTGGATTATAAAGAGCGATATAAGGAGATAAATGAAGCAGATATAATAATCAGTGCAACCTCAAGTCCCCATTATACTATAACCTACCATGAACTAAAACAAGCACTTACCAGACAGAAGCAAAGGTTATTTATTGACCTTGCAGTCCCGATGGACATTGATAAGAAAGTATTACAACTAAAAGGACACACTTTAATTGATATTGATTATTTTAAGCAGCTTGCAGAAACCAATAACCATATTAAGTTAAAAGAAGCGGAAGCTGCAAAACTAATCATAGAAAAACAGATAGAAGAGTTTTACAAAGAAATAAATTTCAGAGATTTTCTCCCCTATATGGGCAATATAAAAGAGCTAGTGGAAAAACAATCTTTCGAGGGAGTATTATACCGTATACGAAATATAGTTACCAATAAGGAATTGGAAGTTATTTTGAATAGTTTTAAGAAACTGTTGTAG
- a CDS encoding flavodoxin family protein, translated as MKTLVVYYSLEGDTKFIADLIAEELDSDILELKPQKEVPKDGFKKFIWGGKSVLFKEKPKLVNIITNFEEYDTIFIGTPIWASSYAPPISTFLSNVTISGKKLGFFACHAGGGAEKCFNKLSVELKDNTLLGTIDLVDPLKEDREKVKTQVKRWLHEVT; from the coding sequence ATGAAAACTTTAGTTGTTTATTATTCTTTAGAAGGAGATACCAAGTTTATTGCAGATCTTATCGCTGAAGAATTGGATTCTGACATTTTGGAATTAAAGCCACAAAAAGAAGTTCCCAAAGATGGTTTTAAGAAATTTATTTGGGGTGGAAAAAGTGTTCTATTTAAAGAGAAACCAAAATTAGTGAATATAATAACTAATTTTGAAGAATATGATACTATTTTTATCGGTACACCCATTTGGGCAAGCAGCTATGCTCCACCGATTTCTACTTTTTTATCCAATGTTACAATCTCCGGTAAAAAATTAGGATTTTTTGCTTGCCATGCCGGAGGCGGTGCTGAAAAATGTTTTAATAAATTAAGTGTTGAGCTAAAGGACAATACTTTACTCGGTACTATAGATTTAGTTGATCCTTTAAAGGAAGATCGGGAAAAGGTTAAAACACAGGTAAAACGTTGGCTCCATGAGGTAACCTAA